The Glycine soja cultivar W05 chromosome 3, ASM419377v2, whole genome shotgun sequence genome window below encodes:
- the LOC114407183 gene encoding 60S acidic ribosomal protein P2-4-like, with protein sequence MKVIAAYLLAVLGGNAAPSADDLRDILGSVGADANDDNISNFLSEVKGKDIVELIASGREKLASVPSGGGAAVAVAAAPGGGPAAPAAAESKKEEKVEEKEESDDDMGFSLFD encoded by the exons ATGAAGGTCATCGCCGCCTACTTGCTCGCCGTTTTGGGAGGCAACGCAGCCCCTTCCGCCGATGACTTGAGGGACATCCTTGGCTCCG TTGGAGCTGACGCGAACGATGACAACATCAGCAACTTCTTGTCTGAAGTTAAGGGCAAAGACATTGTGGAGCTTATCGCCTCCGGTAGGGAAAAGCTGGCCTCCGTGCCTTCTGGCGGTGGCGCCGCCGTTGCCGTTGCTGCCGCTCCCGGCGGTGGCCCTGCTGCACCGGCTGCCGCCGAATCGAAGAAGGAGGAAAAGGTTGAAGAGAAGGAGGAATCGGATGAC GATATGGGATTCAGTCTCTTTGATTAA